The Candidatus Thermoplasmatota archaeon region CAAGGAGGAAGTGGACGACGACGACCTCGCGCCGGACGTGCGCTCGATCTTCTACACCCTCGAAGGGAAGAAGCTCCTCACGTTCCGCCGCGACGAGTACACGACGGAGGACGGCGACCGCCGCCGCGCCTTCTTCTGGCGCCTGCGCCACGAGGAGGTCCTCGCGGCCCGCGGCGAGAAGGCCCAGGCCGTCGAGATGGACG contains the following coding sequences:
- a CDS encoding DUF6015 family protein — translated: MQTHLAPSDLALALHRLFGMDDEDAGAIAEVVLDHFSGKEEVDDDDLAPDVRSIFYTLEGKKLLTFRRDEYTTEDGDRRRAFFWRLRHEEVLAARGEKAQAVEMD